The following proteins are co-located in the Fluviicola sp. genome:
- a CDS encoding DUF4287 domain-containing protein: MKKEYWDVSDEQVIEKTGKPISFWMETLKDFKAEEKKSNEVVAFLQEMHAVPRYWARTLTTHYLKGLE; this comes from the coding sequence ATGAAAAAAGAATACTGGGATGTAAGCGATGAGCAAGTCATAGAGAAAACAGGTAAACCCATTTCTTTTTGGATGGAAACCCTGAAAGATTTCAAGGCGGAAGAAAAGAAGTCGAATGAAGTGGTGGCATTCCTTCAGGAAATGCACGCTGTTCCTCGTTATTGGGCACGGACTTTAACGACTCATTACCTGAAAGGCCTTGAATGA
- a CDS encoding nicotinate phosphoribosyltransferase: MNPLLLTDGYKVDHRRQYPTGTTLVYSNWTPRKSRLDGVNEVVFFGLQYFIKKYILEDFEEHFFKQPKEKVLAQYERRINNYLGENQVGTKHIADLHDLGYIPMVIKALPEGAIVPMKVPMFTMYNTLPDFFWLTNYFETLVSAVVWMPCTSATLARQYRLILDKFAAETSSMPEFVDWQGHDFSMRGMAGIEAALISGMGHLTSFTGTDTIPAIETLEHYYGADSNKELIGGSVSATEHSVMCMGTIEDEIGTFRRLICDVYPKGIVSIVSDTWDLWKVLTNYLPQLKNEILGREGKVVIRPDSGDPVDIICGNPEGKTEYERKGVVELLWDTFGGQTNEKGFKELDPHIGAIYGDSITTTRATHICERLKAKGFASTNVVLGIGSYTYQYNTRDTFGFAMKATYGEVNGVGREIFKAPVTDDGTKKSAKGLMKVEFTNGTYVLQDQVSWEEEKQGALKEVFRDGKLLVDQSLAEVRERVKESTTVSEKI, encoded by the coding sequence ATGAATCCTTTATTATTAACAGACGGGTATAAAGTAGACCACAGAAGACAATATCCGACCGGAACAACTTTGGTGTATTCCAACTGGACTCCCCGAAAAAGCAGGCTGGACGGAGTAAACGAAGTGGTTTTCTTCGGTTTGCAATACTTCATCAAAAAATACATTTTGGAAGATTTTGAAGAACATTTCTTCAAACAACCGAAGGAAAAAGTACTGGCGCAATACGAGCGACGCATCAACAATTACCTGGGAGAAAACCAGGTCGGGACGAAACACATTGCAGACCTGCACGATTTGGGATACATTCCGATGGTGATCAAAGCATTGCCAGAAGGAGCAATCGTTCCGATGAAAGTGCCGATGTTTACGATGTATAATACGTTGCCGGATTTCTTCTGGCTGACGAATTACTTCGAAACCCTGGTTTCAGCAGTTGTTTGGATGCCATGTACTTCTGCAACTCTGGCAAGACAATACCGTCTGATCCTCGATAAATTTGCTGCTGAAACATCTTCTATGCCGGAATTTGTAGACTGGCAGGGACACGATTTCTCCATGCGCGGAATGGCAGGTATTGAAGCGGCTTTAATCTCAGGAATGGGACATTTGACCAGTTTCACAGGAACAGATACCATTCCGGCCATTGAAACATTGGAGCACTATTACGGTGCGGATTCTAATAAAGAACTCATCGGAGGATCCGTTTCAGCAACGGAACACAGTGTGATGTGCATGGGAACGATTGAAGATGAGATCGGAACGTTCAGAAGATTGATTTGCGACGTATACCCGAAAGGAATCGTATCCATCGTTTCCGATACCTGGGATTTGTGGAAAGTACTGACAAATTACCTGCCTCAATTGAAAAATGAGATTCTGGGGCGTGAAGGAAAAGTAGTGATCCGCCCTGACAGCGGTGATCCGGTAGATATCATTTGTGGAAATCCGGAAGGGAAAACGGAGTACGAACGCAAAGGAGTCGTGGAATTATTGTGGGATACATTCGGTGGCCAAACCAATGAAAAAGGATTCAAAGAACTGGATCCGCATATCGGTGCAATTTACGGGGACAGCATCACAACCACGCGGGCCACACACATTTGTGAGCGCTTGAAAGCCAAAGGATTTGCATCTACGAATGTGGTTCTTGGAATCGGTTCTTACACGTACCAATACAATACACGTGATACGTTCGGGTTTGCCATGAAAGCAACTTACGGAGAAGTAAACGGAGTAGGGCGAGAGATCTTCAAAGCTCCGGTTACGGACGATGGAACGAAAAAATCTGCCAAAGGATTGATGAAAGTGGAATTCACAAACGGCACTTATGTTTTACAGGACCAGGTAAGCTGGGAAGAAGAAAAACAGGGAGCATTGAAAGAAGTGTTCAGAGACGGAAAATTACTGGTAGACCAATCTTTGGCAGAAGTCAGAGAACGGGTGAAAGAATCAACGACTGTTTCTGAGAAAATCTGA
- the prs gene encoding ribose-phosphate diphosphokinase, which produces MILNLDKNFKPLEGKEIEFQVFTFAGGEPHIKINPDFDTTQAVTVTHRLNSFHDLGILCLAADALQRMELELAQLIIPYFPAARQDRVMIKGEPLSVKVYADIINGLGFKKVTVFDAHSEVTPALLNKCDAVPNHRFIAEVIKQIGKEPLLISPDGGALKKIYKVSEFLNGLDVVECSKHRDVKTGKLEGFKVYSDDLGGRDCLVVDDICDGGGTFMGLAQELKKKNAGKLYLAVSHGIFSKGVADLANYFDRIFTTDSFKELEHPNMTQIKLNQTILS; this is translated from the coding sequence ATGATACTCAATCTCGACAAAAATTTCAAACCGCTTGAGGGCAAAGAAATTGAATTCCAGGTATTCACTTTTGCAGGTGGAGAACCGCACATCAAGATCAACCCGGATTTTGACACCACACAAGCGGTAACGGTAACACATCGCCTGAATTCCTTCCACGATTTGGGAATTTTATGCCTGGCAGCAGATGCATTACAGCGTATGGAACTGGAATTGGCCCAATTAATCATTCCTTATTTTCCGGCAGCGCGCCAGGACCGGGTGATGATCAAAGGTGAACCGCTTTCCGTGAAAGTTTATGCAGACATCATCAACGGATTGGGTTTCAAAAAAGTAACCGTTTTCGATGCACATTCCGAAGTAACACCGGCCTTATTAAACAAATGTGATGCTGTTCCGAATCACCGGTTTATCGCCGAAGTAATCAAACAAATCGGGAAAGAACCGTTATTGATTTCTCCGGATGGAGGAGCTTTGAAGAAAATTTACAAAGTATCCGAATTCCTGAACGGGCTGGATGTAGTGGAATGCAGCAAACACCGCGATGTAAAAACCGGGAAACTGGAAGGCTTCAAAGTCTATTCCGATGACCTGGGCGGTCGTGATTGTTTGGTGGTGGACGACATTTGCGACGGCGGCGGTACATTCATGGGGCTGGCACAGGAACTGAAGAAAAAGAATGCCGGGAAATTGTACCTGGCGGTCAGTCACGGAATTTTCAGCAAAGGAGTAGCGGACCTGGCAAACTATTTCGATCGTATTTTCACTACCGATTCTTTCAAGGAACTGGAGCATCCGAATATGACCCAAATCAAATTAAATCAAACTATTTTATCTTAA
- a CDS encoding NUDIX domain-containing protein, translated as MKLDQNIKVAVDAIVFGYSGNKLSVLLIKQKFGVMKQQWALVGGFVKDDESLSAAVKRELQEEAGIEVNFLEQLYTFGDNIRRDPRFRVISVAYFALVNPAQFQVKADTDAEDAQWFPIDELPDLAYDHREIVETAIQRLKNKVTYQPIGFGLLPDEFLFSELENLYCTILNREIDRRNFRKKILSFGFVEETDRFASKKSGRPAKLFRFNALKYNELIANGIHFEINFA; from the coding sequence ATGAAGCTTGATCAAAACATAAAAGTAGCTGTAGACGCCATTGTTTTCGGGTATTCCGGGAATAAACTAAGCGTGTTGCTCATCAAGCAAAAATTTGGTGTCATGAAACAGCAATGGGCTTTGGTAGGCGGTTTTGTAAAGGACGATGAATCCTTGTCTGCAGCTGTAAAACGGGAACTCCAGGAAGAAGCGGGAATAGAAGTGAACTTCCTGGAACAACTTTATACCTTCGGAGACAATATTCGCCGCGACCCGCGTTTCCGGGTCATTTCAGTGGCCTATTTTGCTTTGGTAAATCCTGCCCAGTTCCAGGTAAAAGCAGATACCGATGCGGAGGATGCGCAATGGTTCCCGATCGATGAACTTCCCGATTTGGCTTACGATCATAGGGAAATTGTAGAAACGGCCATTCAACGGTTGAAAAATAAAGTGACCTACCAACCGATCGGGTTCGGGTTACTTCCGGATGAATTTCTATTCTCCGAATTGGAAAACCTGTATTGCACGATCCTCAACCGGGAAATAGACCGCCGGAATTTCCGGAAGAAAATCCTAAGCTTCGGATTTGTAGAAGAAACAGACCGGTTTGCCAGTAAAAAGAGCGGACGCCCGGCAAAATTATTTCGATTTAATGCGTTAAAATACAACGAGTTAATTGCAAATGGAATACACTTTGAAATTAATTTTGCGTAA